A single genomic interval of uncultured Pseudodesulfovibrio sp. harbors:
- a CDS encoding N-acetyl sugar amidotransferase: MKTLICNNCVMDTSDRDISFDSNGICNHCRDAVQQLPKFKPTEAVANKQLQQAIDTIHSRSKGRKFDAVIGLSGGVDSSYLAHLACSHGLKPLIVHFDNGWNSETAVSNIRKIVEKLGLEYSTYVINWNEFKNLQRAFIKASVIDIELLTDYAIFSALSQITRKEGIPYVLSGDNYATEHGMPQAWTWHKGDVRNIRGINAHFGEMKIKSFPTTSRWAINPNKRPIRPGSVIKLLNLIHYKKDDAIRTLQEEYDWEYYGGKHYESTFTKFYQAHILPQKFGIDKRRVHLSAQIRNDEIDRKTALKELEIPLYNQLELKQDKEFVLKKLGFSEAEFDAIMQAPPIPHDHYPAYNNTPATKAKKTLKQIIPSSIWNAMRDAIYGKQ; the protein is encoded by the coding sequence ATGAAAACGCTCATTTGCAACAACTGTGTCATGGACACAAGTGACAGGGATATCTCATTCGACTCAAACGGCATATGCAATCATTGCCGTGACGCCGTGCAGCAGCTCCCTAAATTCAAGCCCACCGAGGCAGTAGCCAATAAACAACTGCAACAGGCCATTGATACCATCCACTCCCGATCCAAAGGGCGGAAATTCGATGCGGTAATCGGTTTGAGCGGCGGGGTAGACAGCTCCTATCTGGCCCACCTTGCCTGTAGTCACGGCCTGAAACCGCTGATCGTCCACTTCGACAATGGATGGAACTCCGAAACCGCCGTCTCCAACATTCGGAAAATAGTTGAAAAGCTCGGTCTGGAATATTCAACCTACGTTATCAATTGGAATGAGTTCAAAAACCTGCAAAGAGCCTTTATCAAGGCCTCGGTCATAGACATAGAACTCCTGACCGACTATGCGATTTTCTCGGCGTTGTCGCAGATCACCCGCAAGGAAGGCATCCCGTACGTGCTGAGCGGCGATAACTACGCCACAGAACACGGCATGCCTCAGGCTTGGACTTGGCACAAGGGGGATGTTCGCAATATCAGGGGAATCAATGCCCACTTCGGTGAAATGAAAATCAAATCGTTCCCCACGACCAGTCGGTGGGCAATCAACCCGAACAAACGCCCCATACGGCCTGGTTCGGTTATCAAACTGCTCAACCTCATTCATTACAAAAAAGATGACGCCATTCGTACCCTTCAGGAGGAATACGACTGGGAATACTACGGCGGCAAACATTACGAATCGACGTTCACCAAATTCTACCAAGCCCATATCCTGCCCCAGAAATTCGGCATAGACAAACGACGAGTTCATTTGTCCGCCCAAATCAGGAACGACGAAATAGACAGGAAAACAGCCCTCAAGGAGCTGGAAATCCCGTTGTATAACCAGCTGGAACTAAAACAGGACAAAGAATTCGTGCTCAAAAAACTTGGCTTCAGCGAAGCGGAATTCGATGCCATCATGCAGGCACCTCCAATCCCGCACGACCACTATCCAGCGTACAACAACACCCCCGCGACCAAGGCCAAAAAGACACTCAAGCAGATCATTCCGTCCTCCATCTGGAATGCCATGCGGGATGCCATTTACGGCAAACAATAG
- a CDS encoding glycosyltransferase family 4 protein: protein MRITLVISSLAAGGAERILSLMANHWNANGHKVSIVCLSNELDTPFYPLTPDIKLMGLDLNRQSNGVVDAIMNNVHRISKIRQAIKKTAPNAVISFMDTTNVTAILATRCMNVPVIVSERLYPGNSEIGRVWKILRNMTYPLASAIVTQTKSGKHFFGKTIRSKACVIANPLTEMNGSSNRPSDLPSPTLLAVGRLVYQKGYDILLRAFAATRHHHQDWRLVILGKGPLKKQLEAMRDNLGLTDAVSFLGTRKDIKAYYQHADALVLSSRYEGFPNVLLEGLAHGLPVVATDCLSGPKEILDQHKGGILVPCEDDTALAQALNTLMEDTQLRREFAQQGPGVKKTYSIANIMAQWDKLLTNLIEEKR from the coding sequence GTGCGTATAACACTAGTCATATCATCCCTTGCCGCCGGAGGCGCAGAACGAATCCTCAGCCTCATGGCCAACCACTGGAACGCGAACGGACACAAGGTCTCTATCGTCTGTTTATCAAATGAATTAGACACACCGTTCTATCCCCTGACTCCAGATATCAAACTTATGGGGCTTGACCTTAACAGACAGTCCAACGGGGTGGTTGACGCCATTATGAACAATGTGCACCGCATCTCCAAAATTCGGCAAGCCATCAAAAAGACGGCCCCGAATGCGGTGATCAGTTTCATGGACACCACCAATGTCACCGCCATCCTTGCCACACGGTGCATGAACGTACCAGTCATTGTTTCGGAACGCCTGTATCCTGGGAATTCGGAAATAGGCAGGGTATGGAAGATCCTGCGCAACATGACATACCCATTGGCCAGCGCCATAGTCACCCAGACAAAATCCGGAAAACATTTTTTTGGAAAAACGATCCGATCAAAGGCATGCGTTATAGCAAATCCGCTGACCGAAATGAATGGATCATCCAACCGTCCATCAGACCTGCCATCTCCGACACTTCTGGCCGTTGGGCGTCTCGTGTACCAAAAAGGATATGACATTCTGCTACGCGCCTTTGCCGCCACACGACACCACCATCAAGACTGGCGGCTTGTCATCTTGGGCAAAGGTCCGCTTAAAAAACAATTGGAAGCCATGCGCGACAACCTGGGATTGACGGACGCTGTATCATTTCTCGGTACCCGAAAGGATATCAAGGCCTATTATCAGCATGCCGACGCACTTGTTCTGTCCTCCCGATATGAAGGGTTTCCCAATGTTTTGTTGGAGGGGCTTGCCCACGGCCTGCCGGTGGTCGCCACGGACTGCCTGTCCGGCCCCAAAGAAATCCTGGACCAACACAAAGGCGGCATCCTTGTACCGTGCGAAGATGACACAGCGCTAGCCCAGGCCCTGAACACATTGATGGAAGACACTCAATTACGCAGGGAGTTCGCCCAACAAGGGCCTGGTGTCAAAAAAACATACTCCATAGCCAACATCATGGCCCAGTGGGATAAACTGCTGACAAATCTTATTGAGGAGAAACGATAG
- a CDS encoding glycosyltransferase, whose protein sequence is MCKIAYLNIISNLKTLSGVHTKVLNQQKACGKANLPIDFHIFTESDIASNDSITYHTLPHQTSTAKKLNLEARSTVDRLAEYDVVISRAYVFSPFFIAAFFNRPFKLISEFHTLNFTLFKLREKKVYYMERLCARPSLALTDGAICLTNEIAQDTLQAGFSAKREMRTITNGVELNAIPMTGCRPFDGNEVNIAFVGSMDTAWHGLSRMIESLHAYKGNTHVNLHLIGSISPSSYDCEVGNNVSIEYHGVQTGAALDETMSHMHVGMGTLALYRKGMDEACTLKVREYMARGLPFIYAYDDPDVPEDFPYALKLPNDGSLISIPKILDFLNRIRLDKEASAVMREHCKQYMAWENKMSQYHQLAMKVATGR, encoded by the coding sequence ATGTGCAAAATCGCCTATCTGAACATAATCAGCAACCTGAAGACCCTTTCCGGCGTGCATACCAAGGTTCTCAACCAGCAAAAAGCATGCGGGAAAGCCAATCTCCCAATAGATTTCCATATCTTCACTGAAAGCGACATCGCATCCAATGACAGCATTACATACCATACTCTGCCGCACCAAACCTCCACGGCAAAAAAGCTCAATCTGGAGGCTCGCAGCACGGTAGACCGACTTGCCGAATACGATGTTGTTATCAGTAGAGCATATGTATTCAGTCCGTTTTTCATCGCCGCATTCTTCAATCGCCCTTTCAAATTGATAAGTGAATTCCACACCCTGAATTTCACTCTTTTCAAGCTGCGAGAAAAAAAAGTTTATTATATGGAACGCCTTTGTGCACGTCCCAGTCTAGCGCTCACAGACGGAGCCATCTGCCTGACAAACGAAATCGCCCAGGATACCCTGCAGGCTGGATTCAGTGCCAAACGGGAAATGCGAACAATTACGAACGGCGTGGAACTGAATGCCATTCCAATGACAGGGTGCCGCCCGTTTGACGGCAATGAAGTTAACATCGCCTTTGTGGGAAGCATGGATACGGCGTGGCACGGCCTATCTCGCATGATAGAAAGTCTGCATGCATATAAAGGCAACACGCACGTCAATCTGCATCTCATTGGCAGTATTTCCCCCTCTTCCTACGACTGCGAGGTAGGAAACAACGTATCCATTGAATATCATGGGGTACAGACTGGCGCAGCTCTGGACGAGACCATGTCTCATATGCATGTGGGGATGGGCACACTTGCTCTCTATCGCAAAGGCATGGATGAGGCCTGCACTCTCAAGGTGCGAGAATACATGGCTCGCGGATTACCGTTTATTTATGCCTATGACGACCCGGATGTACCTGAAGATTTCCCTTACGCACTCAAATTGCCCAACGACGGCTCCCTGATTTCCATACCGAAGATTCTTGACTTCCTGAATCGTATACGGTTGGACAAGGAGGCCTCTGCGGTCATGCGCGAGCATTGCAAACAATACATGGCCTGGGAAAACAAGATGTCTCAATACCATCAACTTGCCATGAAAGTGGCGACCGGACGTTAA
- a CDS encoding radical SAM protein, translating into MKNKLKIIYNDLRAVAAIKANTGNMPRGHNCTVTIETTSVCNLACPLCPTGTKTLIRDKKFIDIAHFKKMVDITYPYATSYVLNIWGEPTFHPQFFELLDMIPNKTIWLSTHLNYSNKVAEELAKRPNLLLICSIDTLNPEEYPKYRINGNYQQVMDNFAILAKGECKPYPQFLIEPNGVEEKKAILSFAAKHHIPDSQLTIKEKRDNFRLDESDEAIKGVCHSPYMDIYFNCDGYLIPCCNNIRKELYIDHIDNLNGIEDITHGTKFSRVRTQLAKDKNVYACCHLCRGETWRNTIAPKYQNYINKINSLSKKKA; encoded by the coding sequence ATGAAAAACAAACTCAAAATCATATATAACGACCTAAGAGCAGTCGCGGCCATCAAGGCCAACACCGGCAACATGCCGCGTGGGCATAACTGTACCGTCACCATTGAAACAACCTCCGTATGCAATCTAGCCTGCCCTTTGTGCCCGACCGGAACAAAAACTCTCATACGAGACAAAAAATTCATCGACATCGCCCATTTCAAAAAAATGGTCGATATCACGTACCCGTATGCCACGAGCTACGTCCTCAATATATGGGGGGAACCCACATTCCACCCGCAGTTCTTTGAGTTGCTGGACATGATCCCCAACAAAACGATCTGGCTATCCACCCATCTCAATTATAGCAACAAAGTGGCCGAGGAACTGGCCAAACGGCCGAACCTGCTGCTCATCTGCTCCATAGACACCCTAAATCCTGAAGAATATCCGAAGTATCGGATCAATGGCAACTACCAACAGGTTATGGACAACTTTGCAATTCTTGCCAAAGGGGAATGCAAGCCTTACCCGCAATTCCTCATTGAACCCAATGGGGTAGAAGAAAAAAAGGCCATCCTTTCTTTTGCGGCAAAGCATCACATCCCGGACTCGCAGTTAACCATAAAGGAAAAAAGAGACAATTTCAGGCTGGATGAAAGCGACGAGGCCATCAAAGGCGTATGCCATTCTCCGTACATGGACATATACTTCAATTGTGATGGCTATCTCATCCCATGCTGCAACAATATCAGGAAAGAATTGTACATCGACCATATCGATAATCTAAACGGTATTGAAGACATCACCCATGGCACGAAATTCTCCCGGGTACGAACTCAGCTCGCCAAAGACAAAAACGTCTATGCCTGCTGCCATCTGTGCCGCGGTGAAACCTGGCGCAACACAATCGCCCCCAAATATCAAAATTATATCAATAAAATCAATTCATTGAGCAAGAAAAAGGCATAA
- the asnB gene encoding asparagine synthase (glutamine-hydrolyzing) yields MCGITGFISTVQTSAETQESIIRSMTDTLSHRGPDSSGTLCFPESGVALGHARLAILELSPLGHQPMLSTCKRYSIVYNGEVYNHLSLRPELEQLGHHFRSTSDTETILAAIAQWGLQAVNRFIGMFAFALWDREKRELTLVRDRLGIKPLYYRYAGGACIFGSELKALKAHPDFKSTIDRNSLAVYFRHNYIPAPHSIYQDTHKLSPGTMLTVSEKELKDGKHPEPVPYWSAFDAWKHGQDNPLSGSEEEIANQLEDLISDAVKQRMLSDVPLGAFLSGGIDSSLVAALMQKGSTNSIKTFSIGFENQTYNEAPHAKAVAQHLGTDHTELYVSTADVLSSIPKIPTIWDEPFADSSQIPTYCLSKLTRKHVTVSLSGDGGDELFAGYTRYTLKGIWDKLRRIPLPLRQMASKFEQLPDALFSLFGNTGAKIHRRLNALGCSNFNDFYRYILSHNTRPSSLVLGSNEYSTHLQTPAGLDLDSAYSRMTYWDTVMYLPDDILTKVDRASMAVSLEARVPLLDHRIVELAARVPMQMKIQGTDGKRILKKILYRHVPRTIVDRPKMGFGIPFQDWLRSDLRDWAHELLSPARIRQQGYLDATAVNRMWTSFLKGHATWQYHLWDILVFQSWLENAEG; encoded by the coding sequence ATGTGTGGCATTACCGGATTCATCAGCACTGTGCAGACATCTGCCGAGACACAAGAATCCATTATCCGCTCAATGACGGATACCCTCTCGCATAGAGGCCCGGATTCTTCCGGGACCCTGTGCTTCCCCGAGTCGGGAGTGGCGTTGGGACACGCCAGACTGGCCATCCTCGAACTATCCCCTCTCGGGCACCAACCCATGCTCTCGACATGCAAGCGCTACTCGATCGTATACAATGGGGAGGTATACAACCACCTGTCGCTCCGTCCAGAACTGGAGCAATTGGGACATCACTTCCGCAGCACATCGGACACTGAAACCATTCTGGCTGCCATTGCCCAATGGGGACTACAAGCCGTCAACCGATTCATCGGCATGTTCGCTTTTGCCCTATGGGACAGGGAAAAACGCGAACTAACCCTCGTTCGCGATCGTCTTGGCATCAAACCGCTCTACTACAGATATGCTGGAGGGGCTTGCATCTTCGGCTCAGAGTTAAAAGCACTCAAGGCTCATCCCGATTTCAAAAGCACCATAGACCGCAACAGTCTGGCGGTATACTTCCGGCATAATTATATCCCGGCCCCCCACTCCATTTACCAAGACACCCACAAACTCTCTCCGGGAACCATGCTAACCGTTTCAGAAAAGGAGCTAAAGGATGGAAAACATCCGGAACCGGTTCCCTACTGGTCGGCCTTTGACGCATGGAAACACGGACAGGACAACCCACTCTCCGGCAGCGAAGAGGAAATCGCCAACCAGTTGGAAGACCTGATCAGTGACGCTGTCAAACAACGCATGTTATCGGATGTCCCATTGGGCGCATTCCTATCCGGTGGAATAGACTCGTCACTGGTGGCCGCCCTTATGCAAAAGGGCAGCACCAATTCTATCAAGACCTTTTCCATCGGCTTCGAAAATCAGACCTACAATGAAGCACCTCACGCCAAGGCGGTGGCCCAACACTTGGGTACGGATCACACAGAACTCTACGTATCCACAGCCGATGTGCTCTCCTCTATTCCGAAAATACCCACCATATGGGACGAACCCTTTGCCGACTCATCCCAGATACCGACATACTGCTTGAGCAAGCTCACCCGCAAACACGTCACGGTCAGCCTTTCCGGTGATGGCGGAGACGAATTGTTTGCAGGATACACGCGATACACCCTGAAAGGGATATGGGACAAACTGCGAAGAATTCCTCTGCCTCTCCGTCAAATGGCAAGCAAATTCGAGCAACTTCCAGACGCCCTGTTTTCCTTGTTTGGAAACACGGGGGCAAAAATCCACCGACGTCTCAACGCACTGGGCTGTTCGAATTTCAACGACTTCTACCGATACATCCTGTCGCACAACACCCGCCCGTCTTCATTGGTCCTCGGCAGCAACGAATACAGCACCCATCTGCAAACCCCGGCAGGGCTTGATTTGGATTCCGCATATAGCCGCATGACATACTGGGACACGGTTATGTACCTCCCGGATGACATCCTGACCAAGGTAGACAGGGCAAGCATGGCAGTTTCCCTGGAAGCCCGAGTTCCCCTGCTCGACCATCGGATTGTGGAATTGGCAGCACGCGTACCAATGCAAATGAAAATCCAGGGGACCGATGGCAAACGAATTCTCAAAAAAATCCTGTACAGGCATGTCCCCCGAACCATTGTCGATAGACCCAAGATGGGATTTGGGATCCCGTTTCAGGATTGGCTCCGATCCGATCTCCGTGACTGGGCACACGAGCTTCTTTCTCCGGCCCGAATACGACAACAAGGGTATCTGGATGCGACCGCTGTGAACCGCATGTGGACATCCTTCCTCAAGGGACATGCCACATGGCAATATCACCTGTGGGATATTCTCGTTTTTCAATCTTGGCTGGAAAACGCCGAAGGGTAG
- the gmd gene encoding GDP-mannose 4,6-dehydratase — translation MKKIALITGVTGQDGAYLARFLLDKGYEVHGIKRRASSFNTSRIDDIYEGPHVENKRFFLHYGDLSDSSNLIRIVQQVQPDEIYNLGAQSHVAVSFESPEYTADVTGLGTLRLLEAIRIAGLEKKTKFYQASTSELYGQVQEMPQTETTPFYPRSPYAVAKLYSYWICVNYREAYGMYTCNGILFNHESPVRGETFVTRKITRALARIKLGLQDMLYLGNINALRDWGHAKDYVEMQWLMLQQDTPQDYVIATGEHHSVRHFIEMAATDLDIQIEWKGEGENEKGYDKETGNQIIAIDPKYYRPTEVETLLGDPSKARNELGWEPRITFNEMVREMVREDLREAEREALCRRQGFKISIPQE, via the coding sequence ATGAAAAAAATTGCGCTTATAACTGGCGTCACAGGCCAGGACGGCGCCTACCTGGCCCGCTTTTTACTTGATAAGGGATATGAAGTGCACGGCATCAAACGTCGCGCCTCTTCATTCAACACTTCAAGAATTGACGATATTTACGAGGGACCACATGTTGAAAACAAACGGTTCTTTCTGCATTATGGCGACTTATCAGACTCTTCCAATCTGATCCGCATCGTTCAACAAGTCCAACCAGATGAAATTTATAATCTGGGAGCCCAAAGCCACGTTGCAGTCTCATTTGAAAGCCCTGAATACACGGCTGATGTGACAGGACTCGGCACTTTGCGCCTGCTTGAGGCTATCCGAATTGCCGGACTGGAGAAAAAAACAAAATTCTATCAGGCATCGACCTCGGAACTCTATGGACAGGTTCAGGAAATGCCGCAAACAGAAACAACGCCCTTTTACCCACGCTCTCCCTATGCCGTTGCCAAACTGTACTCCTACTGGATTTGCGTCAACTACAGAGAAGCTTACGGCATGTATACTTGCAACGGCATTCTGTTTAATCACGAATCCCCGGTGCGCGGTGAGACCTTTGTCACCAGAAAGATTACGCGAGCCCTTGCACGCATAAAGTTGGGCTTGCAAGACATGCTCTACTTAGGGAATATAAATGCCCTCAGGGATTGGGGCCACGCAAAGGACTATGTTGAAATGCAATGGCTCATGCTCCAGCAGGACACACCGCAGGACTATGTTATTGCCACAGGTGAACACCATTCTGTCCGCCACTTCATTGAAATGGCAGCTACAGATCTCGACATCCAGATCGAGTGGAAAGGCGAGGGTGAAAACGAAAAGGGATACGACAAGGAAACCGGCAACCAAATTATTGCCATCGATCCCAAATACTACCGACCGACAGAAGTCGAAACCCTGTTGGGAGATCCCTCCAAAGCCCGCAACGAATTGGGTTGGGAACCGAGAATAACCTTCAACGAAATGGTCAGGGAAATGGTCCGCGAAGATTTGCGGGAAGCCGAACGCGAGGCATTATGCCGCCGTCAGGGATTCAAGATTTCCATACCGCAAGAATAA
- a CDS encoding GDP-L-fucose synthase: MILSPSDKIYVAGHRGLVGSAILRKLEKEGCENFVLRTSSELDLREQKDVRAFFEQEKPHYVFLAAAHVGGIHANSTYPADFIRDNLLIQTNIIDAAYKAGSKKLLFLGSSCIYPKFAPQPMPEDALLTSELEATNEWYAIAKIAGLKMCAAYRRQYGFNAISAMPTNLYGPKDNFDLETSHVIPALIRKVHEAKVSGASEVTVWGTGTPTREFLHVDDLADACIHLIRNYEEEQWINVGTGKEIPIGDLARLIIDVVGFSGDMVFDTTKPDGTPRKVLDVTKINKLGWESTTPLRKGLEETYQWFCKNHESHGRRF; the protein is encoded by the coding sequence ATGATATTGTCGCCATCAGATAAAATCTATGTAGCAGGTCATCGCGGCCTTGTCGGTTCTGCTATCCTTCGCAAACTGGAAAAGGAAGGATGCGAGAACTTCGTCCTGAGAACAAGCAGTGAACTGGATTTGCGGGAACAGAAAGACGTTCGAGCTTTCTTTGAACAGGAAAAACCACACTATGTTTTCCTGGCTGCCGCCCATGTTGGAGGAATCCATGCAAACTCTACATATCCAGCCGATTTCATTCGCGACAATCTGCTTATACAAACCAATATTATTGATGCCGCCTACAAGGCGGGAAGTAAGAAACTCCTTTTTCTGGGTTCTTCTTGCATTTATCCCAAATTTGCGCCCCAGCCCATGCCGGAAGACGCACTGCTGACGAGTGAACTGGAAGCCACCAACGAGTGGTATGCCATCGCGAAAATCGCTGGCCTGAAAATGTGTGCTGCTTACCGTCGGCAATACGGATTCAATGCCATCAGCGCCATGCCCACGAACCTGTACGGCCCCAAGGACAACTTTGACCTGGAGACCTCGCACGTCATTCCGGCTCTCATACGAAAAGTCCACGAAGCCAAGGTTTCCGGAGCCTCGGAAGTCACAGTCTGGGGCACGGGGACTCCCACACGGGAATTTCTCCATGTCGACGACCTGGCAGACGCCTGCATCCACCTCATACGCAATTACGAAGAAGAACAATGGATCAATGTCGGGACCGGCAAGGAAATACCCATAGGAGACTTGGCTCGACTCATTATCGATGTCGTCGGCTTTTCAGGAGATATGGTTTTTGACACGACCAAGCCGGACGGCACACCAAGAAAGGTGCTTGATGTCACCAAGATCAACAAACTGGGTTGGGAAAGCACCACTCCCCTGAGAAAGGGCCTTGAAGAAACATACCAGTGGTTCTGCAAGAACCACGAATCGCATGGCAGGCGCTTCTAA
- a CDS encoding ABC transporter permease, translated as MNSSKFQRTSSAESSLKDLRGCVSKGVELRMAFYMGWRLFIRDVKARYRKTMLGYLWAVLPAVGTTLTFIFLNSAQILNAGETGIPYPIYAFIGALFWRLTITSVTAPMETVQSNLSVMSKVYFPPLAPLISSVLLTIFDFFINLSLAPVVMYAFGTTPGMNLIFLPLIILLVLVFGISVGIFLTPINMLFQDTRLAVALLFSFLVLACPIGYAPAKDTWLGQFMQYNPFAWIIDAARASMTDLPIEHIPQLLGLGAASLVLLILASIIYFVVLPIAIERHSA; from the coding sequence ATGAATTCTTCAAAATTCCAGAGAACAAGCTCGGCCGAAAGCAGCCTCAAGGATCTCAGGGGCTGTGTCAGCAAAGGCGTCGAGTTGAGAATGGCCTTTTATATGGGATGGCGGCTTTTCATCAGAGATGTCAAGGCACGATACCGCAAGACAATGCTCGGCTACCTTTGGGCAGTGCTTCCTGCTGTAGGCACCACCCTGACCTTCATCTTCCTGAACAGCGCCCAGATACTCAATGCTGGTGAAACCGGAATTCCCTATCCCATATACGCCTTCATCGGCGCCCTGTTCTGGCGGCTGACCATTACCTCTGTCACCGCGCCCATGGAAACGGTTCAGTCCAACCTGTCTGTCATGTCCAAAGTATACTTTCCTCCGCTGGCCCCACTCATTTCCTCGGTGCTGCTGACCATCTTCGATTTTTTCATCAATCTATCCCTTGCCCCGGTGGTGATGTATGCATTTGGCACCACCCCCGGCATGAACTTGATTTTCCTCCCTCTCATCATACTTCTGGTACTCGTTTTCGGCATCAGTGTCGGGATATTTCTCACGCCCATCAACATGCTCTTTCAAGACACCAGGCTGGCCGTTGCCCTTTTGTTCTCCTTTCTCGTACTGGCCTGCCCCATCGGCTATGCTCCGGCAAAAGACACCTGGCTTGGACAATTCATGCAGTACAACCCGTTTGCATGGATCATCGACGCAGCCCGCGCATCCATGACAGACCTGCCCATTGAACACATTCCACAATTACTCGGCTTGGGAGCGGCTTCACTGGTACTTCTGATTCTGGCCAGTATCATATACTTCGTCGTCCTTCCCATTGCCATAGAGAGACACAGCGCATGA
- a CDS encoding ABC transporter ATP-binding protein has protein sequence MTTPIKPRKETEAPALVEVNGVSKRFARDLKKSLWYGVSDICRELTGRPVTTKLRPDEFWALQDISFKVRRGEALGIIGPNGAGKSTLLKIIAGIIKPTKGETVTRGRILTLIELSGGMNMALTGRENIYIRAALLGMTQKEIDERYDDIVKFAEMEDFIEMPVQNYSSGMQVKLGFSIAVHMDPDVLILDEVLAVGDHKFKTKARKAMSRLLSKDIALIFISHNMNQVMSITNEVIWLDGGTIRQQGVPNKVCSAYINAPSGNKENTTRNLNVMTRGISAFTLDSVKCMGKEKDIKGELITVSNDPAFSEYRITTRFTRKKETPDQKVYYSLFMGSDNTELHAYTRIKDIIDVKVGESFERTFVVDMSRFSPGLYQLGIILQPEEGVSSILYGAYSILRFEAKAKEKNTTKAWIPGDPHFDRIIDKDLGATLLNVTLEQ, from the coding sequence ATGACAACTCCAATTAAACCGCGAAAAGAGACCGAAGCACCAGCTCTTGTGGAGGTTAATGGCGTTTCAAAACGGTTCGCCAGAGATCTCAAGAAGTCGCTATGGTACGGCGTAAGCGATATTTGCAGGGAGCTCACAGGGCGCCCCGTCACAACAAAACTCCGCCCGGATGAGTTCTGGGCGTTGCAGGACATCTCCTTCAAGGTGCGAAGGGGCGAAGCCCTCGGCATCATCGGCCCCAACGGGGCCGGCAAATCCACATTGCTCAAAATCATTGCCGGCATCATCAAGCCAACCAAAGGGGAAACTGTCACCCGCGGCCGTATCCTGACGCTTATCGAACTCAGTGGCGGCATGAATATGGCCCTGACCGGTCGTGAAAACATTTACATCAGGGCTGCACTCCTTGGCATGACCCAAAAAGAAATCGATGAGCGGTATGATGACATCGTCAAATTTGCCGAAATGGAAGATTTCATTGAAATGCCTGTCCAGAATTATTCCAGCGGCATGCAGGTCAAGCTGGGCTTCTCCATTGCGGTCCACATGGACCCGGATGTCCTGATCCTCGACGAGGTGCTCGCTGTCGGCGATCACAAATTCAAAACCAAGGCCCGCAAGGCCATGTCGCGGCTCCTAAGCAAAGACATCGCTCTCATATTCATCTCCCACAACATGAATCAGGTCATGAGCATAACCAATGAGGTGATTTGGCTCGACGGTGGGACAATTCGTCAGCAGGGCGTGCCCAACAAAGTCTGCTCCGCGTACATCAACGCCCCCTCGGGGAATAAAGAGAATACGACAAGAAATCTCAATGTCATGACCCGGGGCATCAGTGCTTTCACTCTGGATTCGGTAAAATGCATGGGCAAAGAAAAAGACATCAAAGGGGAATTGATCACTGTTTCCAATGATCCCGCTTTCAGCGAGTACCGAATCACCACCAGGTTCACCCGAAAGAAGGAAACCCCGGACCAAAAGGTCTATTATTCACTCTTCATGGGAAGCGACAACACGGAATTGCACGCCTACACACGAATCAAGGATATCATCGACGTGAAGGTGGGGGAAAGTTTCGAACGAACATTTGTCGTCGATATGTCACGCTTCTCGCCGGGGCTTTATCAGTTGGGCATCATACTCCAGCCGGAGGAAGGCGTCTCATCCATTCTCTACGGCGCGTATTCCATTCTCCGCTTCGAAGCCAAAGCCAAGGAGAAAAATACAACCAAGGCATGGATACCTGGCGATCCTCACTTTGATCGCATCATTGACAAGGATTTGGGCGCCACATTGCTCAACGTAACACTGGAACAATAA